Sequence from the Paenibacillus sp. genome:
CGCGACGGGCGTCGAGACGGCCGATTATTCGTGTTTGAGAATCGCGACGCCGTTCGGCTCGAGCGTCACCTTAGCGGACGACCCGTAAGACGCGCCCGTCAGCAGATCCGTATAGCGTCCTTCGGGCAGCGAGACGACCGCCGCGGCGCCGGAGTGGTTCAGCAGGAACGTGAACCGCCCGTTCTCGCCCGCGCGCACCGTCGCTTCGACGCCGTGAGGCGCCTCGATGGCCGGGGCGATGCCGCATTCGGCGGCGACGCCGCGCAGCAGCGCCGACATGAACGCCGGCTCGGGGAACGTGCCGACGTAATACGCGCGGCCCGCGCCGAACGCGTGCACCGTCGCCGCCGCGCCGCCCGCATAGAAGTCTTCCGCGAAGACGGCCAGCGGCTCCGCGCCTTCGAGGCGGATGACGTCCGCCCACAGCTCGGCCTTCCACTCGCCCGAGAGCCAAGGCTTCGCGCCCGTCGCGCGGATACGGTTCGACGCGCCTTCGGCGAGAGCGTCGAATTCTTCGACCGCGAGGCCCAGCACCTTGCGCAGCGGCGCCGGATAGCCGCCGAGATGGACGCGGTCGTTCTCGTCGACCATACCGGAGAAGAACGTGACGAGCAGCGTGCCGCCCTGCTTCGTATACTGTTCCAGGTTCGCGGCCGCCTCCGCCGTCACCATGTACAGCGCCGGCGCGGCCACGAGCTTATATTTGCTCAGATCGTCCGTCGGCTTCACGAAGTCGACGCCGATGTTCGCCTCGTGCAGCGCGCGGTACACGTTACGAATCTGTTCAATATATTTCACGTCCGAGCTCGGCTTCGACGGAAGCTCGAGCGCCCACCAGTTTTCCCAATCGAACACGATCGCCGCCTGCGCCTCGACGCGCGAGCCGACGACATCGTCCAGCTTCTTAAGCTCGTTGCCGAGCTGCGCCACCTCGCGGTAAATGCGGCTGTGCTCGTCGCCGGTGTGCGTCACCATCGCGCTGTGCCATTTCTCCGCGCCGGCGCGGGATTGGCGCCATTGGAAGAACAGGATGCCGTCGCCGCCGCGCGCCACCGTCTCGTAGCTCCACAGCCGCATGACGCCCGGCTTCTTGAGCGCGTTGCGCTGCCGCCAGTTCACCTGCCCCGATACTTGCTCCATGAGCAGGAACGGCTGGCCGCCGCGCAGGCTGCGCATCAGGTCGTGCGCCATCGCCGCGTCGTACGGCCGGCCCTCGTGCGGGTCGGGGTAGCTGTCCCACGTGACGACGTCGAGATGCGGCGCCCATTTCCAATAATCGAGCGGCTTGAAGAAGCCCATGAAGTTCGTCATCACCGGCACGCCCGGCGTCACTTCGTTCAAAATCTCTTTCTCCATCAAATAGAGTTCGAGAATGCAATCGTCCATGAATCTAGCGAAATCGAGCGACTGCCCCGGGTTCGGGAACGTCGGCGTATGCTTCGGCAGCGGCACTTCGTCCCACTCCGCGTACCGCTGGCTCCAGAACGCGGTGCCCCACCGGTCGTTCAGCTCTTCGATCGTGCCGTACCGCGCCTTCAGCCAATCCCGGAACTTGCGCTCGGTGATGTCGCTGAAATCTTGCTGCACGTGGCACGCGTACTCGTTGTTGATATGCCACATCGCGAGCGCCGGGTGGTTCTTGTACCGCTCGGCGAGCCTGCGGACGAGCTCCGCCGCGAACTTCCGGTACACCGGGCTGTTCGGGTTGTAATGCTGGCGGGAGCCGAAGCCGAACGGCACGCCGTTCTCGTCCACCGCGAGCGATTCCGGGTAATTTTTCGCCATCCACGCCGGCGGACTGGCCGTCGCGGTCGCGAGGTCCGCTTGAATGCCGTTCTCGTGCATCAAATCCATCAGTCGATCGAGCCATTCGAAATCGTACGTCGTCTCCGTCGGCTGAAGTTTCGCCCAGCTGAAGATGGCGATGCTCGCCATATTGACGCCCGCCATCCGCATCAGGCGCATATCGTCCGCCCACACGCTTTCGGGCCATTGATCGGGGTTATAGTCTCCTCCGTAATACATTTGCCGCTGCCGATACATGCTCAAGAAATGCACACCCTTTTCCAAAATAGTAGTATATGCATATCTTAAATCCGAACCGAAAACGCTATCAATCTCACATTTTTATTGTTAATATAACAATATGAATGGTTTTGGGAAGGAGCGGACGCCGTGAGGGACACGAATCATTTCCCGGTGCTGACCGATTTGGAGCTGCAGCTGCCGATGTACATCACGAGCGCAGGAGGGTGGATCAATCAGGAGCGGATCGATCGGCCGGACGGCTTCCATTCGTTCCAATGGCTCCAGACGCTGCGCGGGCAAGGCCGGCTCGAGCTCGGCGGCACGCAGGCCGACGTGGCCGAAGGCCAAGGCATCCTGCTGTACGCCGGCGTCCCTCACCGGTATTACGCGGTGCAGGAGCCGTGGAGCGTGCAGTGGGTGTCGTTCCAAGGCAGCGTCGTGCCGGATTTGCTCGAGCGGCTCCACCTGCGCGAATCCGGCGTGTACTCGGTGGCGGAGGCGGGGACGCTGATCGCGAGGATGGAGCGCGCCTACGAAGTCGTCGGCGGCAACGATCCGTTCCGCGGGTACGAGGGATCGTCGATTTTGTACGCCCTGCTGCTCGACCTCGCCAAATGGGCGTCGTTCAAAACCGGCGGCTCCCGGCAGCAGCATTTGCAGAGCATCGCGCCGATGCTGCGCTTGATCGAGGAGCGCTACAACGAGGACTTGACGCTCGATGACCTCGCCGGCACGCTGAACGTGACGCCGCAGTACGCCTGCGCGCTGTTCCGCCGCAGCTTCGGCATGCGCCCCTTCGAATACGTGACGAAATACCGGCTGCGCCGCGCTAAGGAGCTATTGCTCGCGGACGCCGCGCTCCCCGTCGGCGACGTCGGCCGCCGCGTCGGGTACGAGCATACGAGCTATTTCATCAAATTGTTCAAAAAGCAGGAAGGCATCACCCCGAGCCAATTCCGGAGGCTGTTCGTCGGGTGAGCCCATTGGAACGCAAAAACGGCCCGCTTCGCCGGTATATGGCGAAGGGGCCGTTGTTCGTTATTTCAAAAAGCCGAGCAGCATTTCGCGAATAAGCTTCGCGGCGACGATCGGCGTTTGCTCCGTCGGATCGTACACCGGCGCGACCTCGACGAGGTCGAAGCCGACGACGTTCGCGCCGCTGCCTGCGATCGCGTGCACCGCGCCCAGCAGCTCCTTCGACGTGATGCCGCCCGCTTCCGCGGTGCCCGTCCCCGGCGCCGCCGACGGATCGAGCACGTCGATGTCGATCGTGACGTACACCGGCTTGCCTTCGAAGTCGGACAGCACGCTCTTCAGCGGCTCGAGCACGTCGAACGGGAAGAAGTTCACGTTCTCGCGGCCCCATGCGAACTCCTCGCGCATGCCCGAACGGATGCCGAACTGGTACACGTTCTTGCCGCCGATGAGGTTCGCCGCCTTGCGGATCGGCGTCGAGTGCGACAGCGGCTCGCCCTCGTACTGCTCTCTGAGGTCCGCGTGCGCGTCGATGTGGATGAGCTTCAGGTCCGGATGCTTCGCGTACACTTCGCGAATGACCGGCCACGACACCAGATGCTCGCCGCCGAGGCCGACCGGCACTTTGCCGTCGTCCAGCAGCTTGCGGACGTACTCCCCGATCAGGTCCAAGCTGCGCGCCGCGTTGCCGAACGGCAGCAATAGATCGCCCGCATCGAAATATTTGATTTCCTCCAAATGCTTATCGAGGTAGGGGCTGTATTCCTCCAGGCCGATCGAAGAACGCCGAATGGCCGCCGGACCGAACCGGGAGCCCGGACGGAAGCTGACCGTATAGTCCATCGGCATGCCGTAAATGACCGCCTGCGCCGCTTCGTAATCCTCGGAGCTCAGGATGAAGACGTTGCCCGAATACGCTTGGTCGATTTT
This genomic interval carries:
- a CDS encoding beta-galactosidase; its protein translation is MYRQRQMYYGGDYNPDQWPESVWADDMRLMRMAGVNMASIAIFSWAKLQPTETTYDFEWLDRLMDLMHENGIQADLATATASPPAWMAKNYPESLAVDENGVPFGFGSRQHYNPNSPVYRKFAAELVRRLAERYKNHPALAMWHINNEYACHVQQDFSDITERKFRDWLKARYGTIEELNDRWGTAFWSQRYAEWDEVPLPKHTPTFPNPGQSLDFARFMDDCILELYLMEKEILNEVTPGVPVMTNFMGFFKPLDYWKWAPHLDVVTWDSYPDPHEGRPYDAAMAHDLMRSLRGGQPFLLMEQVSGQVNWRQRNALKKPGVMRLWSYETVARGGDGILFFQWRQSRAGAEKWHSAMVTHTGDEHSRIYREVAQLGNELKKLDDVVGSRVEAQAAIVFDWENWWALELPSKPSSDVKYIEQIRNVYRALHEANIGVDFVKPTDDLSKYKLVAAPALYMVTAEAAANLEQYTKQGGTLLVTFFSGMVDENDRVHLGGYPAPLRKVLGLAVEEFDALAEGASNRIRATGAKPWLSGEWKAELWADVIRLEGAEPLAVFAEDFYAGGAAATVHAFGAGRAYYVGTFPEPAFMSALLRGVAAECGIAPAIEAPHGVEATVRAGENGRFTFLLNHSGAAAVVSLPEGRYTDLLTGASYGSSAKVTLEPNGVAILKHE
- a CDS encoding AraC family transcriptional regulator → MRDTNHFPVLTDLELQLPMYITSAGGWINQERIDRPDGFHSFQWLQTLRGQGRLELGGTQADVAEGQGILLYAGVPHRYYAVQEPWSVQWVSFQGSVVPDLLERLHLRESGVYSVAEAGTLIARMERAYEVVGGNDPFRGYEGSSILYALLLDLAKWASFKTGGSRQQHLQSIAPMLRLIEERYNEDLTLDDLAGTLNVTPQYACALFRRSFGMRPFEYVTKYRLRRAKELLLADAALPVGDVGRRVGYEHTSYFIKLFKKQEGITPSQFRRLFVG
- the speB gene encoding agmatinase; the protein is MKIDQAYSGNVFILSSEDYEAAQAVIYGMPMDYTVSFRPGSRFGPAAIRRSSIGLEEYSPYLDKHLEEIKYFDAGDLLLPFGNAARSLDLIGEYVRKLLDDGKVPVGLGGEHLVSWPVIREVYAKHPDLKLIHIDAHADLREQYEGEPLSHSTPIRKAANLIGGKNVYQFGIRSGMREEFAWGRENVNFFPFDVLEPLKSVLSDFEGKPVYVTIDIDVLDPSAAPGTGTAEAGGITSKELLGAVHAIAGSGANVVGFDLVEVAPVYDPTEQTPIVAAKLIREMLLGFLK